The Gracilinanus agilis isolate LMUSP501 unplaced genomic scaffold, AgileGrace unplaced_scaffold12878, whole genome shotgun sequence genomic sequence CCTACAGCTGCTGCGGGCCTGCCCTCGCCCTCGGGCAGCTTCTGCTCTGCTGTGCCCGAGGGGCGGGGCAGGCTGGGCCGCCCCTTCCCCAGTGCTCCCCTGGGCCGGCGGGGAGGCGGGCAGCCGTAGCCTTCCAGGATACCTAGGACCCGTACCCTACCCGCTACCTACCTCTGCAGCCCCTGGAGGATTGTGGACGACTGCGGTGGGGCCTTCACCATGGGAGTCATCGGGGGAGGCGTCTTCCAGGCTATCAAGGGCTTCCGCAATGCCCCAGTAGTGagttccctgggcctcagtttcccccttccTGTAGATTCGAATCTCCGAGGTCTCCCCCTCGTTGTTCTCCCTCCCGTTTGCCCAGACTCACGAGGAACTTGAGGGGAGgtggggggatgggggtggggtccTCTCCATCGCCTGAGCCCTTGGGCTTTTCCCTGGCCTAGATCAATCTACATCTTCCCGACTTCTCTTCTCCCCAGGGCATCCGTCATCGGTTCCGAGGTAGCATCAGTGCAGTGAGAATCAGGGCCCCCCAGATCGGAGGTAAGAAGGTTGGAGGGGAGGAAGCAGGGGGCTCCTGGTGGAGTAGGCCAGCCTCCCAGAGGATTGGGATCACTGAGCTCCGGCCCTGGGCCTCCGGGGGGAGGCGGAGGGGAAGAGTTGGGGGTCAGGAAGCTCCTCAGTTGCTGACTTGGGCTTGGGGCATCCTGGGAAGGGTTCTAGACGCCAGCCTTGCCACCTCAACTCTGCAAAACTTGTCGCTTTGCTTCTCCCCTTCTAGGTAGTTTTGCAGTCTGGGGCGGCCTCTTCTCCACCATCGATTGTGGGCTTGTGCGTCTCCGTGGGAAGGAGGACCCGTGGAATTCCATCACTAGTGGGGCTCTCACCGGTGCTGTGCTGGCAGCTCGAAGTGAGTGATAGCCCCCTTTGAACTGTGGGAAGCGGGGCAGGGGGCTCCCAGAAAGGCCCCGAGAGGCTTCGGTTTGACTTTCTCTTTGTCCAGGTGGGCCCCTGGCCATGGTCGGATCTGCCATGATGGGAGGGATCCTGCTGGCCCTGATCGAAGGTGTGGGCATCCTCCTCACCCGCTACACAGCCCAGCAGTTCCGGAACAGTGAGTCACTCCTCACTCCCTCCATTCTCCTTCCAGTCTTTCTCAGGTTCT encodes the following:
- the TIMM17B gene encoding mitochondrial import inner membrane translocase subunit Tim17-B produces the protein MGVIGGGVFQAIKGFRNAPVGIRHRFRGSISAVRIRAPQIGGSFAVWGGLFSTIDCGLVRLRGKEDPWNSITSGALTGAVLAARSGPLAMVGSAMMGGILLALIEGVGILLTRYTAQQFRNTPPFIEDPGQLPPKEGSAPPPGYPGYGQYQ